In Roseisolibacter agri, a genomic segment contains:
- a CDS encoding M20/M25/M40 family metallo-hydrolase: MRSIRPIVVFLCALGVLAPSAAAAQSRGAGTLDALARWMALDASPVDAVPAGEAVRAAEPRWQRDASDNLVLRVGQGRPRRVVACGLDPAGLVVSQITDAGYLRVHRAGRAAPHPLWEQAHEGQQIEVLGARGAVPGVFAIANGHFARQHRGDTTVVGADQLWLDVGARSRAEVEAMGVELLDPVRRRHAPWIVADHVVGNDAAGRAGCAAVASVAAAALRQPPARGETLFVLSTRRAFNWAGLYAAVARHGPVDSQTVVAGADTARLDAAVRRRALPDGVTLSVRARHPGTLVEAVRAADADSLLAAVREAAGLPAGATPWTMPAAPTDAAPRRAPDAHTRLAALLDTLVALPGVPGHEAPVRAAVLAALPAWARAAAVVDSAGNVVVAAGPDRDTVVAVAHMDEVSWTVASIGGDGTVALTARGGVIPSAWEGQPALLHVDGAASIPGAFVPRAPREVSGKRPAALRAWFGLDSAALVARGVRVGAGVTATKGGVRLGATRYAARSLDDRAGTAALLLAARALDPARLTHKVILAWSVREEGGLEGARALAERVGASVRRAYAIDTFVSSDTPLESPVFAHAPLGAGAVLRGLDDGMAAGRAERARVRRLAAAAGIPLQVGTTHGSTDAGPFVDAGAPGMGLSWPGRYSHSPAEVLDLRDLAALARLLALVIAAP; encoded by the coding sequence ATGCGATCCATTCGCCCCATCGTCGTCTTCCTGTGCGCCCTCGGCGTCCTCGCGCCGTCGGCGGCCGCCGCGCAGTCCCGAGGGGCCGGCACGCTGGACGCGCTCGCGCGCTGGATGGCGCTCGACGCGTCGCCGGTCGACGCGGTCCCGGCGGGCGAGGCGGTCCGCGCGGCGGAGCCGCGGTGGCAGCGCGACGCCAGCGACAACCTCGTGCTGCGCGTGGGGCAGGGCCGGCCGCGGCGCGTGGTGGCGTGCGGGCTCGACCCCGCGGGGCTCGTCGTCAGCCAGATCACCGACGCCGGCTACCTGCGCGTGCACCGCGCCGGGCGCGCCGCCCCGCACCCGCTCTGGGAGCAGGCGCACGAGGGGCAGCAGATCGAGGTCCTCGGCGCGCGCGGCGCGGTGCCCGGCGTGTTCGCGATCGCCAACGGCCACTTCGCGCGGCAGCACCGCGGCGACACGACGGTGGTCGGGGCCGACCAGCTGTGGCTCGACGTCGGCGCCCGCTCGCGCGCCGAGGTGGAGGCGATGGGCGTCGAGCTGCTCGATCCCGTGCGCCGCCGCCATGCCCCGTGGATCGTCGCCGACCACGTGGTGGGCAACGACGCCGCCGGTCGCGCCGGCTGCGCCGCGGTGGCGAGCGTGGCCGCCGCCGCGCTGCGACAGCCGCCCGCGCGCGGCGAGACGCTGTTCGTGCTGAGCACGCGCCGCGCCTTCAACTGGGCCGGGCTCTACGCGGCCGTCGCGCGGCACGGCCCCGTCGACAGCCAGACCGTCGTCGCCGGCGCGGACACGGCGCGCCTCGACGCCGCGGTGCGCCGTCGCGCCCTGCCGGACGGCGTGACGCTGAGCGTGCGGGCGCGGCACCCCGGCACGCTGGTCGAGGCGGTCCGGGCGGCGGACGCCGACTCGCTGCTGGCGGCCGTGCGCGAGGCGGCGGGGCTGCCGGCCGGCGCGACGCCGTGGACGATGCCCGCCGCGCCGACCGATGCGGCGCCGCGCCGCGCGCCCGACGCGCACACGCGTCTCGCCGCGCTGCTCGACACGCTGGTGGCGCTGCCGGGCGTGCCGGGGCACGAGGCGCCCGTGCGTGCGGCGGTGCTCGCGGCGCTCCCCGCGTGGGCGCGCGCGGCGGCGGTCGTCGACTCCGCGGGCAACGTCGTCGTCGCGGCGGGGCCGGACCGCGACACCGTGGTCGCGGTGGCGCACATGGACGAGGTGTCGTGGACCGTCGCGTCGATCGGCGGCGACGGCACCGTGGCGCTCACCGCCCGGGGCGGCGTCATCCCGTCGGCGTGGGAGGGGCAGCCCGCGCTGCTGCACGTCGACGGCGCGGCGTCGATTCCCGGCGCGTTCGTGCCGCGCGCGCCGCGCGAGGTGAGCGGCAAGCGTCCCGCCGCGCTGCGCGCCTGGTTCGGGCTCGACTCGGCCGCGCTGGTCGCGCGCGGCGTGCGCGTGGGCGCGGGCGTCACCGCGACCAAGGGCGGCGTGCGGCTCGGCGCGACGCGCTACGCCGCGCGCTCGCTCGACGACCGCGCGGGCACGGCCGCGCTGCTGCTGGCCGCGCGGGCGCTCGACCCGGCGCGGCTCACGCACAAGGTCATCCTCGCGTGGAGCGTGCGCGAGGAGGGCGGGCTGGAAGGCGCGCGGGCGCTCGCCGAGCGTGTGGGCGCGTCGGTGCGCCGCGCCTATGCGATCGACACGTTCGTCTCGTCGGACACGCCGCTGGAGTCGCCGGTGTTCGCGCACGCACCGCTCGGCGCGGGCGCGGTGCTGCGCGGGCTGGACGACGGGATGGCCGCCGGGCGCGCGGAGCGCGCGCGGGTGCGTCGGCTGGCCGCGGCGGCGGGGATCCCGCTGCAGGTCGGGACGACGCACGGATCCACCGACGCCGGCCCGTTCGTCGACGCGGGCGCGCCGGGGATGGGGCTCTCGTGGCCGGGACGGTACAGCCACTCGCCGGCGGAGGTGCTGGACCTGCGCGACCTGGCCGCGCTGGCGCGGCTGCTGGCGCTCGTGATCGCGGCGCCCTGA
- a CDS encoding alpha/beta fold hydrolase, translating to MAIVVRLVALAIAVAPALAGAQAAAPAPRPPIPVVAAAASPLVADVPGVRRAFVQVPGARLQWLDFGGRGETVVLLAGLGNSAWSYSAFGPALAREGFRVVALTRRAHGESEAPAAGYGLDTLAADVVAFLDSLGVRRAHLVGHSLAGAELTRLAARHPDRVGRLVYLDAAYDRQAQMAWMDRDPDPGPPAMTDADRASPAAYLAYQRRARPDLAKAWGPAVERDYLASLVKGSDGTLRWRTPLARYGAMLTATAGAPPEYAAVRAPSLAIYARGPQMSASLAERLAPTIRASLRDSVLAFERDVVGAWTDASIAQFRAAGGARCVVEMDAIHHVHLQREREVVALVRDFLRGRPVSCR from the coding sequence ATGGCCATCGTCGTCCGCCTCGTCGCTCTCGCTATCGCCGTCGCGCCCGCGCTCGCGGGGGCGCAGGCCGCGGCGCCCGCTCCCCGCCCGCCGATCCCCGTGGTCGCCGCGGCCGCCTCGCCGCTGGTCGCGGACGTGCCGGGCGTGCGGCGCGCGTTCGTGCAGGTGCCCGGGGCGCGGCTCCAGTGGCTCGACTTCGGCGGCCGCGGCGAGACCGTCGTGCTGCTGGCGGGCCTCGGCAACTCCGCGTGGAGCTACAGCGCGTTCGGGCCGGCGCTCGCGCGCGAGGGCTTCCGCGTCGTCGCGCTCACGCGCCGCGCGCACGGCGAGAGCGAGGCGCCCGCCGCGGGCTACGGGCTCGACACGCTGGCGGCCGACGTGGTGGCCTTCCTCGACTCGCTGGGCGTGCGGCGCGCGCACCTCGTGGGACACTCGCTCGCGGGCGCGGAGCTGACGCGCCTCGCCGCCCGCCACCCGGACCGCGTGGGGCGCCTGGTGTACCTGGACGCGGCGTACGACCGGCAGGCGCAGATGGCGTGGATGGACCGCGATCCCGATCCCGGCCCGCCCGCGATGACCGACGCCGACCGCGCGTCGCCCGCGGCGTACCTCGCCTACCAGCGCCGCGCCCGCCCGGACCTCGCGAAGGCCTGGGGTCCGGCGGTGGAGCGCGACTACCTCGCGTCGCTGGTGAAGGGGAGCGACGGCACGCTGCGCTGGCGCACGCCGCTCGCGCGCTACGGCGCGATGCTCACGGCCACCGCCGGCGCGCCGCCGGAGTACGCCGCGGTGCGCGCGCCCTCGCTGGCCATCTACGCGCGCGGTCCCCAGATGTCGGCGTCGCTCGCGGAGCGGCTGGCGCCCACCATCCGCGCGAGCCTGCGCGACAGCGTGCTCGCGTTCGAGCGCGACGTCGTCGGCGCGTGGACCGACGCCAGCATCGCGCAGTTCCGCGCGGCCGGCGGCGCGCGCTGCGTCGTCGAGATGGACGCCATCCATCACGTGCACCTGCAGCGCGAGCGCGAGGTCGTGGCGCTGGTGCGCGACTTCCTGCGCGGGCGGCCGGTGTCCTGCCGCTGA
- a CDS encoding nitroreductase family protein, with translation MDTSISTLLDVREAAERRRSIRAFEPEPIPAADLEAILDVVRLAPSAFNVQPWRFVIVETPELKARLAAAAFNQRQVTSAPAVIALYTDMQDALATLEETVHPGMPEAQRAATAAHIRGILGKQSPEDQESWAAGQGYIALGYLLLAAEAHGYQTSPMTGFDAAQVREVLGLPDHVRVPALVAIGRGTEEGFTHHRHSLDRIVRAA, from the coding sequence ATGGATACCAGCATCAGCACCCTGCTAGACGTGCGCGAGGCCGCCGAACGGCGCCGCTCCATCCGCGCCTTCGAGCCGGAGCCCATCCCGGCCGCGGACCTCGAGGCGATCCTCGACGTCGTGCGCCTCGCGCCGTCGGCGTTCAACGTCCAGCCGTGGCGCTTCGTGATCGTCGAGACGCCGGAGCTGAAGGCGCGCCTCGCGGCCGCCGCGTTCAACCAGCGCCAGGTCACGTCGGCGCCCGCGGTGATCGCGCTCTACACCGACATGCAGGACGCGCTCGCCACGCTGGAGGAGACGGTGCACCCCGGCATGCCCGAGGCGCAGCGCGCGGCCACGGCCGCGCACATCCGCGGCATCCTCGGCAAGCAGAGCCCGGAGGATCAGGAGAGCTGGGCCGCCGGCCAGGGCTACATCGCCCTCGGCTACCTGCTGCTGGCGGCCGAGGCGCACGGCTACCAGACGTCGCCGATGACGGGCTTCGACGCCGCGCAGGTGCGCGAGGTGCTCGGCCTCCCTGACCACGTGCGGGTGCCGGCGCTCGTCGCCATCGGCCGCGGGACGGAGGAGGGCTTCACGCACCACCGCCATTCGCTCGATCGCATCGTCCGCGCGGCCTGA
- a CDS encoding ABC transporter permease, whose amino-acid sequence MAHLATDLRYALRRLRRARTVSAVAILTLALGIGANTALFSLVRTVLLRPLPYGAPERLTVLWNATEKGETTWLSLRELAAIGADARAFTHVAGFTSGSANLTGDVEPERVAIGSVTANAFATLAAAPLLGRTFRPDEGAPGAGDVAVIGHALWQRRYGGAPDVVGRTLRVNGRARTIVGVMPAAFRFPLDFREGRPTELWIPQVVDTANLGGWGSRNFIGFARLRPGVAPEQGTRELRRVAQGWVREGFVIDDGSGRLYRAAVPVHDLVLGDMRRPLWILFGAVALLLLIACANAANLLLARADERRREIAVRKALGAARARVMRQLLAESVLLAAAGGACGVALAWAGTRLLASLAPASLPRVADVRVDLGVLAFTTLLAVATGFVFGLAPALQLSRPDVAGALHESGGRSGTTGRARQRFRRGLAVVQVAMSVVLVVGAALLLRSLVELRRVDLGFDPRGALTARLALPAAEYPEPAQVVAFHERLQQRVAQIPGVRAAAGTRLLPLTGTIGDWSITIEGRARDGRDNPNGDWQVVMPGYFEAMRIPLRQGRTLARTDDARGVPVVVINQTMADRYWPDGDALGKRFKWGTADQPWMTIVGIVGVVRHNAIVEEPRAEMYVTPAHYALETGNAPRAMTLVLRTAGDPLALAAPLRAVVRELDPNVPLADVQTLERVTDDALAEPRFTTVLLALFAGLALALAAVGIYGLVSLLVTQRTHEVGIRMALGARRAAIGRMMLGQGMAVAGAGVAVGLLAAGLLSRLLTTLVYGVGTLDPLTFVAVPAVLGAVTLVATLIPARRAARVDPAIALRSE is encoded by the coding sequence ATGGCCCACCTCGCCACCGACCTCCGCTACGCGCTGCGGCGCCTGCGGCGGGCGCGCACGGTCAGCGCCGTCGCGATCCTCACGCTCGCGCTCGGGATCGGCGCCAACACGGCGCTCTTCAGCCTCGTGCGCACCGTGCTGCTGCGGCCGCTGCCGTACGGCGCGCCCGAGCGGCTGACGGTCCTCTGGAACGCGACCGAGAAGGGGGAGACGACCTGGCTGTCGCTGCGCGAGCTGGCGGCGATCGGCGCGGACGCGCGCGCCTTCACGCACGTCGCCGGCTTCACCAGCGGCAGCGCGAACCTCACCGGCGACGTGGAGCCGGAGCGCGTCGCGATCGGCAGCGTCACCGCCAACGCCTTCGCGACGCTCGCCGCGGCGCCGCTGCTGGGCCGCACCTTCCGCCCCGACGAGGGCGCGCCCGGCGCGGGCGACGTCGCGGTGATCGGCCACGCGCTCTGGCAGCGGCGCTACGGCGGCGCGCCCGACGTGGTGGGGCGCACGCTGCGCGTGAACGGCCGCGCACGCACGATCGTCGGCGTGATGCCGGCGGCGTTCCGCTTCCCGCTCGACTTCCGAGAGGGACGCCCGACCGAGCTGTGGATCCCGCAGGTCGTCGACACCGCGAACCTCGGCGGATGGGGGAGCCGCAACTTCATCGGCTTCGCGCGCCTGCGACCGGGCGTCGCGCCCGAGCAGGGCACGCGCGAGCTGCGGCGCGTCGCGCAGGGCTGGGTGCGCGAGGGGTTCGTGATCGACGACGGGAGCGGACGCCTCTACCGCGCCGCGGTCCCGGTGCACGACCTGGTGCTCGGCGACATGCGACGGCCGCTCTGGATCCTGTTCGGCGCCGTCGCGCTGCTGCTGCTGATCGCGTGCGCGAACGCCGCCAACCTGCTGCTCGCGCGTGCCGACGAGCGGCGGCGCGAGATCGCGGTGCGCAAGGCGCTGGGCGCGGCGCGCGCGCGCGTGATGCGGCAGCTGCTGGCCGAGAGCGTGCTGCTCGCGGCGGCGGGCGGCGCGTGCGGCGTCGCGCTCGCGTGGGCGGGCACGCGCCTGCTCGCGTCGCTCGCGCCCGCGTCGCTGCCGCGCGTCGCCGACGTGCGCGTGGACCTGGGCGTGCTGGCGTTCACGACGCTGCTGGCGGTGGCGACGGGCTTCGTGTTCGGGCTCGCGCCGGCGCTGCAGCTGTCGCGGCCCGACGTCGCCGGCGCGCTGCACGAGAGCGGCGGGCGCTCGGGCACCACGGGCCGCGCGCGGCAGCGCTTCCGCCGCGGCCTCGCGGTGGTGCAGGTCGCGATGTCGGTGGTGCTGGTGGTGGGCGCCGCGCTCCTGCTGCGCAGCCTCGTGGAGCTGCGGCGCGTGGACCTGGGCTTCGATCCGCGCGGCGCGCTCACGGCACGCCTGGCGCTGCCGGCGGCCGAGTATCCCGAGCCCGCGCAGGTGGTCGCGTTCCACGAGCGGCTGCAGCAGCGCGTCGCGCAGATCCCTGGCGTGCGTGCGGCGGCGGGCACGCGGCTGCTGCCGCTCACCGGCACGATCGGCGACTGGTCGATCACGATCGAGGGCCGCGCGCGCGACGGGCGCGACAACCCGAACGGCGACTGGCAGGTCGTGATGCCCGGCTACTTCGAGGCGATGCGCATCCCGCTGCGGCAGGGGCGTACGCTCGCGCGCACGGACGACGCGCGCGGCGTGCCGGTGGTCGTCATCAACCAGACGATGGCCGACCGCTACTGGCCGGATGGCGACGCGCTCGGCAAGCGCTTCAAGTGGGGCACCGCCGACCAGCCGTGGATGACGATCGTCGGCATCGTCGGCGTCGTGCGGCACAACGCGATCGTCGAGGAGCCGCGCGCGGAGATGTACGTCACGCCCGCGCACTACGCGCTGGAGACGGGGAACGCGCCGCGCGCGATGACGCTGGTGCTGCGCACCGCGGGCGATCCGCTGGCGCTCGCCGCGCCGCTGCGCGCGGTGGTGCGCGAGCTCGATCCGAACGTCCCGCTCGCCGACGTGCAGACGCTCGAGCGCGTCACCGACGACGCGCTGGCCGAGCCGCGCTTCACGACGGTGCTGCTGGCGCTGTTCGCGGGGCTCGCGCTCGCGCTGGCCGCGGTCGGGATCTACGGGCTGGTGTCGCTGCTCGTCACGCAGCGCACGCACGAGGTCGGGATCCGCATGGCGCTCGGCGCGCGGCGCGCGGCCATCGGCCGCATGATGCTGGGGCAGGGCATGGCGGTGGCCGGCGCGGGCGTGGCCGTGGGCCTGCTGGCGGCGGGGCTGCTCTCGCGACTGCTGACGACGCTCGTCTACGGGGTCGGCACGCTCGATCCGCTGACCTTCGTCGCGGTGCCGGCGGTGCTGGGCGCGGTGACGCTGGTGGCGACGCTCATCCCCGCGCGTCGCGCCGCACGCGTCGATCCCGCGATCGCGCTGCGCAGCGAGTGA